The proteins below are encoded in one region of Oncorhynchus masou masou isolate Uvic2021 chromosome 15, UVic_Omas_1.1, whole genome shotgun sequence:
- the LOC135555489 gene encoding ral guanine nucleotide dissociation stimulator-like 1 isoform X2 — translation MGKWEISMNPVQEWGEEFEEGALYGITLRREPVQIPASPTEARPCVAFVQYRTCKVRRLKAATLNRLVSHLLDPCCQEPDYRRIFLSTYQTFTTTSALIELLFQRDNGASDVYNSECHRRRLLPLIQTWLEEYSEDFRDTPQYPSLRLLLDHLHCLSSFCSLSQCSETLLNKFQREEMDTGGHSAQAEVNQEDESSGEEGLEWDSPLDQGDIMDFSVTGIAEQLTRLDAGLFRKVVPYQCLGCVWSQRDKKENLSATVSATIAQFNAVTNRVITSLLCQPTSSPTSVLRASSPAQRACVIEKWIRVGQECRQLKNFSSLRAILSALQSNAVYRLRKTWAAVCRDSVAIFDNLCETFPDENCVLSNREIIVGDGSQTAMDNISPKIFKQCPIARQMSTSSGVVPYLGTYLTILTMLDTALPDTVEGDLINFEKRRREFEILSQIRQLQASCSQYHLPHHTRITAWLQGQKLLTDQGSYELSRNLEPPIDLCSPSAWSHRLLSKKLSSLLKVSEGSSGKTHADEISVSSSGSSGSEIEDLSTPPSTLRLQSLSSSCQNVAEALPSSPDGSTPSSCSSSSQPDLSAPVAAHPKPMLASHHKRSVSMTSLPLYNRQVADSCIVRVSVEAGNGNMYKSILLTSQDKTAQVIQRALEKHNLEHLTCQDFTLTQLISQERELLIPDKANVFYAMCTSANFDFVLHQCPLGQKKPLCATSSLGRYSK, via the exons ATGGGAAAATGGGAGATATCAATG AACCCAGTGCAGGAGTGGGGTGAGGAGTTTGAGGAGGGGGCGTTGTATGGAATCACCCTGCGTCGGGAGCCCGTCCAGATACCAGCCAGCCCCACCGAGGCCCGGCCATGCGTTGCCTTCGTCCAGTACCGCACCTGCAAGGTGCGCAGGCTGAAGGCAGCCACCCTGAACCGGCTAGTTAGCCACCTCCTGGACCCCTGCTGCCAGGAGCCCGACTACAGACGGATCTTTCTGTCCACCTACCAGACGTTCACCACTACCAGTGCACTCATTGAGCTGCTCTTCCAGAG GGACAATGGGGCTTCAGATGTGTACAACAGTGAATGTCACAGGAG GCGTCTGTTGCCCCTGATCCAGACTTGGTTGGAGGAGTACAGTGAGGACTTCCGGGATACTCCTCAGTACCCCTCCCTAAGGCTGCTGTTGGACCACCTGCACTGCCTATCCTCCTTCTGTTCACTGTCCCAGTGCTCTGAAACTCTGCTTAATAAGTTCCAGAGAGAAG AAATGGATACTGGTGGCCATTCTGCCCAGGCTGAGGTTAATCAGGAAGACGAGAGCTCAGGGGAGGAAGGCCTAGAATGGGACAGCCCACTGGATCAGGGTGACATCATGGACTTCTCAGTCACAGGCATTGCAGAACAGCTCACCCGACTGGACGCT GGGCTGTTTAGGAAGGTAGTTCCCTACCAGTGTCTAGGCTGTGTGTGGTCCCAGAGAGATAAGAAGGAGAACCTGTCTGCTACCGTTAGCGCCACCATTGCCCAGTTTAATGCAGTCACCAACCGAGTCATCACCTCCCTGCTCTGCCAGCCCACCTCCAGCCCCACTTCTGTCCTCAgggcctccagccctgctcagaGGGCCTGCGTCATTGAGAAGTGGATCAGAGTAGGACAG GAGTGTCGGCAGCTGAAGAATTTCTCCTCTTTGAGGGCCATCCTGTCTGCCCTTCAGTCCAATGCTGTCTACAGACTGAGGAAGACGTGGGCTGCTGTGTGTAG GGACAGCGTGGCCATCTTTGATAACCTCTGTGAAACCTTCCCTGATGAGAACTGTGTGTTGAGCAACAGAGAGATCATTGTGGGG GATGGAAGCCAAACAGCCATGGATAACATTTCTCCCAAGATATTCAAGCAATGTCCTATTGCCAGACAGATG AGCACCTCCAGTGGGGTGGTTCCTTACCTGGGCACATACCTGACTATCCTCACAATGCTGGACACTGCTCTACCAGATACTGTGGAG GGGGACCTCATAAACTTtgaaaagaggaggagg gagtTTGAGATTCTCTCTCAGATCCGGCAGCTCCAAGCCTCTTGCTCTCAGTACCACCTGCCCCATCACACCAGGATCACTGCCTGGTTGCAGGGCCAGAAGCTGCTCACTGACCAGGGGAG CTATGAACTGTCCAGAAACCTGGAGCCTCCAATAGACCTCTGCTCCCCAAGCGCCTGGAGCCACCGTTTGCTCAGCAAGAAACTGTCCTC ACTCCTGAAAGTGAGTGAGGGATCCAGCGGGAAAACCCATGCAGACGAGATCAGTGTGTCGTCTTCAGGGTCCAGTGGCTCTGAGATAGaggatctctccacccctccctccacactCAGACTGCAG TCTCTGTCCAGCTCCTGTCAAAATGTGGCGGAGGCCTTACCCTCCTCCCCGGATGGCTCCACTCCTTCCAGTTGTTCCTCCAGTTCTCAGCCTGACCTCTCTGCTCCAGTGGCTGCCCACCCTAAACCCATGCTGGCCTCTCATCACAAGCGCTCTGTGTCCAtgacctccctccccctctacaaCAGACAGGTGGCTGACTCCTGTATAGTGAGGGTCAGTGTGGAGGCTGGCAACGGCAACATGTACAAGAGCATCCTG CTGACTAGTCAGGACAAAACTGCCCAGGTGATCCAGAGGGCCCTGGAAAAACACAACCTGGAGCACCTGACCTGTCAAGACTTCACCCTCACACAGTTGATCTCCCAGGAAAGAG AGTTGCTCATTCCGGACAAAGCTAACGTCTTCTACGCCATGTGTACGTCAGCGAACTTTGACTTTGTTCTGCACCAGTGTCCACTGGGTCAAAAGAAACCTCTGTGCGCTACTTCCAGCCTTGGACGTTATTCAAAGTAG
- the LOC135555489 gene encoding ral guanine nucleotide dissociation stimulator-like 1 isoform X1 has protein sequence MSVGSGLCLLSVRCNMEICLRGNPNPIKNPVQEWGEEFEEGALYGITLRREPVQIPASPTEARPCVAFVQYRTCKVRRLKAATLNRLVSHLLDPCCQEPDYRRIFLSTYQTFTTTSALIELLFQRDNGASDVYNSECHRRRLLPLIQTWLEEYSEDFRDTPQYPSLRLLLDHLHCLSSFCSLSQCSETLLNKFQREEMDTGGHSAQAEVNQEDESSGEEGLEWDSPLDQGDIMDFSVTGIAEQLTRLDAGLFRKVVPYQCLGCVWSQRDKKENLSATVSATIAQFNAVTNRVITSLLCQPTSSPTSVLRASSPAQRACVIEKWIRVGQECRQLKNFSSLRAILSALQSNAVYRLRKTWAAVCRDSVAIFDNLCETFPDENCVLSNREIIVGDGSQTAMDNISPKIFKQCPIARQMSTSSGVVPYLGTYLTILTMLDTALPDTVEGDLINFEKRRREFEILSQIRQLQASCSQYHLPHHTRITAWLQGQKLLTDQGSYELSRNLEPPIDLCSPSAWSHRLLSKKLSSLLKVSEGSSGKTHADEISVSSSGSSGSEIEDLSTPPSTLRLQSLSSSCQNVAEALPSSPDGSTPSSCSSSSQPDLSAPVAAHPKPMLASHHKRSVSMTSLPLYNRQVADSCIVRVSVEAGNGNMYKSILLTSQDKTAQVIQRALEKHNLEHLTCQDFTLTQLISQERELLIPDKANVFYAMCTSANFDFVLHQCPLGQKKPLCATSSLGRYSK, from the exons ATGAGCGTAGGCAGTGGACTTTGTCTTCTGTCTGTCCGCTGTAACATGGAAATATGTTTGCGTGGGAACCCTAACCCCATAAAG AACCCAGTGCAGGAGTGGGGTGAGGAGTTTGAGGAGGGGGCGTTGTATGGAATCACCCTGCGTCGGGAGCCCGTCCAGATACCAGCCAGCCCCACCGAGGCCCGGCCATGCGTTGCCTTCGTCCAGTACCGCACCTGCAAGGTGCGCAGGCTGAAGGCAGCCACCCTGAACCGGCTAGTTAGCCACCTCCTGGACCCCTGCTGCCAGGAGCCCGACTACAGACGGATCTTTCTGTCCACCTACCAGACGTTCACCACTACCAGTGCACTCATTGAGCTGCTCTTCCAGAG GGACAATGGGGCTTCAGATGTGTACAACAGTGAATGTCACAGGAG GCGTCTGTTGCCCCTGATCCAGACTTGGTTGGAGGAGTACAGTGAGGACTTCCGGGATACTCCTCAGTACCCCTCCCTAAGGCTGCTGTTGGACCACCTGCACTGCCTATCCTCCTTCTGTTCACTGTCCCAGTGCTCTGAAACTCTGCTTAATAAGTTCCAGAGAGAAG AAATGGATACTGGTGGCCATTCTGCCCAGGCTGAGGTTAATCAGGAAGACGAGAGCTCAGGGGAGGAAGGCCTAGAATGGGACAGCCCACTGGATCAGGGTGACATCATGGACTTCTCAGTCACAGGCATTGCAGAACAGCTCACCCGACTGGACGCT GGGCTGTTTAGGAAGGTAGTTCCCTACCAGTGTCTAGGCTGTGTGTGGTCCCAGAGAGATAAGAAGGAGAACCTGTCTGCTACCGTTAGCGCCACCATTGCCCAGTTTAATGCAGTCACCAACCGAGTCATCACCTCCCTGCTCTGCCAGCCCACCTCCAGCCCCACTTCTGTCCTCAgggcctccagccctgctcagaGGGCCTGCGTCATTGAGAAGTGGATCAGAGTAGGACAG GAGTGTCGGCAGCTGAAGAATTTCTCCTCTTTGAGGGCCATCCTGTCTGCCCTTCAGTCCAATGCTGTCTACAGACTGAGGAAGACGTGGGCTGCTGTGTGTAG GGACAGCGTGGCCATCTTTGATAACCTCTGTGAAACCTTCCCTGATGAGAACTGTGTGTTGAGCAACAGAGAGATCATTGTGGGG GATGGAAGCCAAACAGCCATGGATAACATTTCTCCCAAGATATTCAAGCAATGTCCTATTGCCAGACAGATG AGCACCTCCAGTGGGGTGGTTCCTTACCTGGGCACATACCTGACTATCCTCACAATGCTGGACACTGCTCTACCAGATACTGTGGAG GGGGACCTCATAAACTTtgaaaagaggaggagg gagtTTGAGATTCTCTCTCAGATCCGGCAGCTCCAAGCCTCTTGCTCTCAGTACCACCTGCCCCATCACACCAGGATCACTGCCTGGTTGCAGGGCCAGAAGCTGCTCACTGACCAGGGGAG CTATGAACTGTCCAGAAACCTGGAGCCTCCAATAGACCTCTGCTCCCCAAGCGCCTGGAGCCACCGTTTGCTCAGCAAGAAACTGTCCTC ACTCCTGAAAGTGAGTGAGGGATCCAGCGGGAAAACCCATGCAGACGAGATCAGTGTGTCGTCTTCAGGGTCCAGTGGCTCTGAGATAGaggatctctccacccctccctccacactCAGACTGCAG TCTCTGTCCAGCTCCTGTCAAAATGTGGCGGAGGCCTTACCCTCCTCCCCGGATGGCTCCACTCCTTCCAGTTGTTCCTCCAGTTCTCAGCCTGACCTCTCTGCTCCAGTGGCTGCCCACCCTAAACCCATGCTGGCCTCTCATCACAAGCGCTCTGTGTCCAtgacctccctccccctctacaaCAGACAGGTGGCTGACTCCTGTATAGTGAGGGTCAGTGTGGAGGCTGGCAACGGCAACATGTACAAGAGCATCCTG CTGACTAGTCAGGACAAAACTGCCCAGGTGATCCAGAGGGCCCTGGAAAAACACAACCTGGAGCACCTGACCTGTCAAGACTTCACCCTCACACAGTTGATCTCCCAGGAAAGAG AGTTGCTCATTCCGGACAAAGCTAACGTCTTCTACGCCATGTGTACGTCAGCGAACTTTGACTTTGTTCTGCACCAGTGTCCACTGGGTCAAAAGAAACCTCTGTGCGCTACTTCCAGCCTTGGACGTTATTCAAAGTAG